In Hyphomicrobium denitrificans 1NES1, one DNA window encodes the following:
- the leuD gene encoding 3-isopropylmalate dehydratase small subunit, protein MDKFTVLTGVAAPLPIRNVDTDMIIPKQFLKTIKRTGLGKSLFYEMRYDPETGKEIPDFVLNKPQYRKATILVAGENFGCGSSREHAPWALLDFGIRCVVAPDFADIFYNNCFQNGILPIKLPQSEVDKLMDDAERGANATLTVDLEKQEIRGPDGGVIKFDIDPFRKHCLLNGLDNIGLTLEKSNAISSFEKSTSSSRPWL, encoded by the coding sequence ATGGACAAGTTCACGGTTCTGACCGGCGTCGCGGCGCCCTTACCGATCCGCAACGTCGATACCGACATGATCATCCCGAAGCAGTTCCTGAAAACGATCAAGCGAACCGGACTTGGCAAATCGCTGTTTTATGAAATGCGCTATGACCCGGAGACCGGAAAAGAAATTCCGGACTTCGTTCTGAACAAGCCGCAATACCGTAAGGCGACGATCCTGGTTGCGGGCGAGAACTTCGGCTGCGGCTCCTCGCGCGAGCACGCGCCGTGGGCGTTGCTCGATTTCGGCATCCGCTGTGTCGTCGCACCGGATTTCGCCGACATCTTCTACAACAACTGCTTCCAGAACGGCATCTTGCCGATCAAGCTGCCGCAAAGCGAAGTCGACAAACTGATGGACGATGCGGAACGCGGCGCTAACGCGACGCTGACGGTCGATCTCGAAAAGCAGGAGATTCGTGGGCCCGACGGCGGCGTCATCAAGTTCGACATCGATCCGTTCCGCAAGCATTGCCTCTTGAACGGTCTCGACAACATCGGCTTGACGCTCGAGAAATCGAACGCGATTTCGTCGTTCGAAAAGTCGACATCCTCCTCGCGTCCGTGGCTGTGA
- a CDS encoding metallopeptidase family protein has translation MDWVAARAPTLAEFEALAADAWENLPAEFREMAGDLLIRVEDFATDEVLKSLDIEDPFELTGLYQGVSLTKQSVMESAREPDMVFLYRRAILDEWTENGEELGHLIAHVLVHEIGHHFGFSDEDMEAIEAEVSV, from the coding sequence TTGGACTGGGTTGCCGCCAGAGCGCCAACGCTCGCCGAGTTCGAAGCGCTCGCAGCGGACGCCTGGGAGAATCTGCCGGCCGAGTTCCGCGAGATGGCCGGCGATCTTCTGATCCGCGTCGAGGATTTCGCAACCGACGAGGTTCTCAAAAGTCTTGACATCGAAGACCCATTCGAACTCACGGGCCTCTATCAAGGCGTTAGCCTGACGAAACAGAGCGTCATGGAAAGCGCGCGTGAACCCGATATGGTTTTTCTCTATCGGCGCGCCATCCTCGATGAATGGACGGAAAACGGCGAAGAACTGGGCCATCTGATCGCCCATGTGCTCGTACATGAGATTGGCCATCATTTCGGCTTTTCCGACGAGGATATGGAGGCTATTGAAGCCGAAGTCTCGGTGTGA
- a CDS encoding class I SAM-dependent methyltransferase, giving the protein MTKDATALVRSQFGVAASDYATSEVHAKGESLARIVELAAPQHSWRVLDIATGAGHMAAAFAPHVANVVASDITDEMLAQTAKLAADKKLDNIGTAKAEAGALPFEDASFDLVCCRLAAHHFPDLGRFVSEARRVLKENGRFALVDNVAPDAQQLLGASPSEIVDATAAYNTFEKLRDPSHGHAPPPETWIGLLENAGFRIVAREQFGKELDFKSWVTRMRCTPETITELERILVSGPQNLRSFLKPRRDETGALHFTLQELLVIADKIA; this is encoded by the coding sequence ATGACGAAAGATGCCACAGCCCTCGTCCGATCGCAGTTTGGTGTAGCCGCCTCCGATTACGCCACCTCCGAGGTCCACGCCAAGGGCGAAAGCCTCGCTCGCATCGTGGAGCTTGCTGCGCCGCAGCATAGCTGGCGGGTTCTCGATATAGCGACGGGTGCCGGGCACATGGCGGCCGCATTCGCGCCGCACGTCGCAAATGTCGTTGCCAGCGACATCACGGACGAGATGCTGGCACAAACGGCGAAGCTCGCCGCCGACAAAAAGCTCGACAACATAGGAACCGCGAAGGCGGAAGCCGGCGCGCTTCCTTTTGAGGACGCAAGCTTCGACCTCGTCTGCTGCCGTTTGGCAGCCCATCATTTTCCGGACTTGGGGCGCTTCGTCAGCGAAGCGCGCCGCGTTTTGAAAGAAAACGGACGCTTCGCTCTGGTCGACAACGTTGCACCCGACGCGCAGCAACTGCTTGGCGCGTCGCCGAGCGAAATCGTGGACGCGACGGCGGCCTACAACACCTTCGAAAAATTACGAGACCCAAGTCATGGGCACGCGCCACCGCCGGAAACATGGATCGGCTTGCTTGAAAATGCAGGATTCAGGATCGTTGCGCGTGAGCAATTCGGCAAAGAACTCGATTTCAAATCATGGGTGACGCGCATGCGATGCACACCGGAAACCATCACGGAACTTGAGCGCATTCTGGTAAGCGGACCGCAGAACTTGCGATCGTTCTTGAAGCCGCGCCGCGATGAGACTGGCGCGTTGCATTTTACGCTGCAGGAGTTGCTGGTGATCGCGGACAAAATCGCCTGA
- a CDS encoding N-acyl amino acid synthase FeeM domain-containing protein, with the protein MSQTLAFRPRQDSLPTEEGSWHGNSKSFELRILEDDNDIREALRLRGRAYSAIGYDIEKSDGQYTDHFDTLATTVLFGAYDSGRLVGSVRLCFSLPQSLATLPCASHYPALKDMHRSQSHGFVEISRLSIEPNVNNISYRTTLYAFLVRASLTAALATGVSMLLIATRPDWVKFYRYMLGFQQIGEPAFYPPGDFKITLLGGSLEQARMRQRLQNRFFKITEEEIASMQNAIGRALSRTDHAEEIKIAV; encoded by the coding sequence ATGTCGCAGACGTTAGCGTTCCGCCCACGGCAGGATTCGTTGCCGACAGAAGAGGGCTCATGGCACGGGAACAGCAAATCCTTCGAATTGCGCATTCTCGAAGACGACAATGACATCCGCGAAGCATTACGGCTCCGGGGCCGGGCCTATTCGGCAATCGGCTATGACATCGAAAAATCCGACGGCCAATACACGGACCATTTCGACACTCTAGCGACAACGGTTTTGTTCGGTGCCTACGATAGCGGCCGGTTGGTCGGGTCGGTGCGCCTATGTTTTTCGCTGCCCCAATCCCTCGCGACGCTTCCGTGCGCCTCACACTATCCGGCTCTGAAGGACATGCATCGCTCGCAGAGCCATGGGTTCGTTGAAATATCGAGGCTGTCTATCGAGCCCAACGTCAATAACATTTCCTATCGGACGACACTCTATGCATTTCTGGTGCGTGCATCGTTGACAGCGGCGCTGGCGACGGGCGTTTCGATGCTGCTGATCGCGACGCGGCCCGATTGGGTCAAGTTCTATCGTTATATGCTGGGCTTCCAGCAGATCGGTGAGCCGGCGTTCTATCCTCCCGGCGATTTCAAGATCACGCTGCTTGGCGGGAGTCTTGAGCAGGCGCGTATGCGCCAGCGGCTGCAGAACCGCTTCTTCAAGATTACGGAAGAAGAAATCGCCAGCATGCAGAACGCGATCGGACGGGCATTGAGCCGGACCGATCACGCGGAAGAGATCAAGATCGCTGTTTAA
- the leuC gene encoding 3-isopropylmalate dehydratase large subunit has translation MAKTLYDKIFDDHVVEQSEDGTCLLYIDRHLIHEVTSPQAFEGLRMAGRKVRAPEKTLAVVDHNVPTTDRRKGIADEQSRVQVETLAANARDFGIEYYNELDKRQGIVHVVGPEQGFTLPGTTIVCGDSHTSTHGAFGALAHGIGTSEVEHVLATQTLIQKKAKNMRVTVDGVAPRGVGAKDIILAIIGEIGTAGGTGSVIEYAGDAIRALSMEGRMTVCNMSIEGGARAGMIAPDEKTFAFIKDRPKAPKGMAWDMAMKYWETLHSDDGAHFDLEVRLDAAKLPPIVSWGTSPEDVTSITGAVPNPADVHDENKRASMQRALDYMGLAPGTKMTDIPLDVVWIGSCTNGRIEDLRAVAKVVDGKKISSRLAYAMIVPGSGLVKEQAEAEGLDKIFKAAGFEWREPGCSMCLGMNPDQLKPGQRCASTSNRNFEGRQGYKGRTHLVSPIMAAAAALEGHFVDVRNWQD, from the coding sequence ATGGCAAAAACGCTTTACGATAAGATATTTGACGATCACGTGGTCGAGCAGTCCGAGGACGGAACGTGCCTCCTCTACATCGACCGCCACCTCATCCACGAGGTGACGAGCCCGCAGGCGTTCGAGGGGCTGCGGATGGCAGGCCGCAAAGTACGCGCACCCGAGAAGACGCTGGCCGTCGTCGACCACAACGTCCCGACGACCGACCGCAGGAAAGGCATCGCCGACGAGCAGAGCCGCGTCCAGGTCGAAACGCTGGCGGCAAACGCGCGCGACTTCGGCATCGAATATTACAACGAGCTTGATAAGCGGCAGGGCATCGTCCACGTCGTCGGACCGGAGCAGGGCTTCACGCTGCCGGGGACGACGATCGTCTGCGGCGACAGCCATACCTCGACCCACGGCGCGTTCGGCGCGTTGGCGCACGGCATCGGCACCTCCGAAGTCGAGCACGTGCTCGCAACGCAGACGCTGATCCAGAAGAAAGCCAAGAACATGCGCGTCACCGTCGATGGTGTCGCGCCGCGGGGCGTCGGCGCCAAGGACATCATCCTGGCGATCATCGGAGAAATCGGCACGGCCGGCGGCACGGGCTCCGTTATCGAGTACGCCGGCGACGCCATCCGCGCGCTTTCGATGGAAGGCCGGATGACCGTCTGCAACATGTCGATCGAAGGGGGCGCCCGCGCCGGCATGATCGCACCCGATGAAAAGACATTCGCCTTCATCAAGGATCGCCCCAAGGCGCCGAAAGGCATGGCCTGGGACATGGCGATGAAGTATTGGGAAACGCTGCATTCCGACGACGGGGCGCACTTCGATCTCGAAGTCCGCCTCGATGCCGCAAAGCTGCCTCCGATCGTGTCCTGGGGCACGAGCCCCGAGGACGTAACGTCGATCACCGGCGCAGTCCCGAACCCAGCCGACGTCCACGACGAAAATAAACGCGCTTCGATGCAGCGCGCGCTCGACTACATGGGTCTCGCGCCGGGTACGAAGATGACCGACATTCCTCTCGATGTGGTCTGGATCGGCAGTTGCACGAATGGTCGCATCGAAGACTTGCGCGCCGTGGCAAAAGTTGTCGACGGCAAGAAGATCTCCTCACGCCTCGCCTACGCGATGATCGTGCCGGGATCGGGCCTCGTCAAAGAGCAGGCGGAAGCCGAAGGCTTGGACAAGATATTCAAGGCAGCGGGCTTCGAATGGCGCGAGCCCGGATGCTCGATGTGCCTCGGCATGAACCCGGATCAGTTGAAGCCGGGCCAGCGTTGCGCCTCGACCTCGAACCGCAACTTCGAAGGCCGTCAGGGCTACAAAGGCCGCACGCACCTCGTATCGCCGATCATGGCCGCCGCCGCCGCGCTCGAAGGCCACTTCGTCGACGTGCGGAACTGGCAGGACTAA
- a CDS encoding LysR family transcriptional regulator has translation MDWDKLRIFHAAAEAGSFTHAGEQLHMSQSAVSRQISALEANLKVTLFHRHARGLVLTEQGELLNRTVAEVFAKLQTAETLLSDSTTKPSGDLRITAPIGFGTIWLTPRLQEFGDLYPDIRVELILNDDQVDIGMRAADVAIWTREPEQADLIRRSLFESRVRAFASAHYLRKHGTPKMLADLDHHRIIAYTGIPAQHLDAMSWIETAGREGTQPREAALRVNSVVAIKYAIQAGIGIGMIPDYMSDGQSDLVPVLAEIEQPSLNLIFAYAEELKSSKKVQLLRDFLVSKISRAR, from the coding sequence ATGGATTGGGACAAACTGCGTATCTTTCACGCGGCGGCGGAGGCCGGCAGTTTTACGCACGCCGGCGAGCAGCTGCACATGAGCCAGTCTGCCGTCAGCCGTCAGATATCGGCGCTGGAAGCCAACCTCAAAGTCACGCTTTTCCATCGTCATGCGCGCGGCCTTGTCCTGACCGAGCAGGGCGAACTCTTGAACCGCACCGTAGCGGAAGTTTTCGCAAAGCTGCAGACCGCCGAAACGCTGTTGTCGGATTCGACCACGAAACCATCCGGCGATCTTCGCATTACAGCGCCGATCGGCTTTGGCACGATCTGGCTGACGCCGCGGCTTCAGGAATTCGGCGATCTTTATCCGGATATTCGAGTCGAGCTGATCCTCAATGACGATCAGGTCGATATCGGCATGCGTGCTGCCGACGTCGCGATCTGGACACGTGAACCGGAACAGGCCGACCTGATCCGCCGCTCCCTGTTTGAAAGCCGCGTACGCGCGTTCGCTTCCGCTCACTATCTGCGCAAGCACGGAACGCCGAAGATGCTGGCCGACCTCGATCACCACCGGATCATCGCCTATACCGGCATCCCCGCCCAGCACCTCGACGCCATGTCCTGGATTGAAACGGCGGGCCGCGAAGGGACGCAGCCGCGCGAAGCCGCCCTCAGGGTCAACAGCGTCGTGGCGATCAAATACGCGATCCAGGCCGGTATCGGCATCGGGATGATCCCGGACTACATGAGCGACGGGCAGTCGGACCTCGTGCCGGTGCTGGCGGAGATCGAACAGCCGTCGCTCAACCTGATCTTCGCGTACGCCGAGGAATTGAAGTCCTCGAAAAAAGTCCAGCTTTTGCGCGACTTTCTGGTATCCAAGATCAGCCGGGCGCGATGA
- the trxB gene encoding thioredoxin-disulfide reductase, with amino-acid sequence MTKKPHHSKVIVLGSGPAGYTAAIYAARAMLAPTLIQGSQPGGQLTITTDVENYPGFAEPIQGPWLMEQMQAQAEHVGTNIIMDHINKVELRARPIRLEGDSGDTYTCDTLIICTGAQARWLDLPSEVHFKGHGVSACATCDGFFYKGKDVVVVGGGNTAVEEALFLTNFANKVTLVHRRDFLRAEKILQERLFKNPKIEVIWDSVVEEVVGTQSPKSVTGVVLKNVKTGAKSEIGTDGFFVAIGHAPATELFKGQLEMTSSGYLITAPDSTATAIPGVFAAGDVKDEVFRQAVTAAGMGCMAALEAERYLAKVEAQADAAE; translated from the coding sequence ATGACCAAGAAACCCCACCACTCCAAGGTGATCGTCCTCGGCTCCGGCCCTGCCGGCTACACGGCCGCCATTTACGCCGCCCGCGCCATGCTCGCCCCCACCTTGATTCAGGGCTCGCAGCCCGGCGGCCAGCTCACTATTACGACCGACGTCGAGAACTATCCGGGATTCGCCGAGCCGATCCAGGGCCCCTGGCTGATGGAGCAGATGCAGGCGCAGGCCGAGCACGTCGGCACCAATATCATCATGGACCACATCAACAAGGTCGAGTTGCGCGCCCGCCCGATCCGGCTCGAAGGCGACAGCGGTGATACCTATACCTGCGATACGTTGATCATCTGCACGGGCGCGCAGGCCCGCTGGCTCGATCTCCCGTCAGAGGTCCACTTCAAGGGTCACGGCGTTTCTGCCTGCGCCACCTGCGACGGCTTTTTCTACAAGGGCAAGGACGTCGTCGTTGTTGGCGGCGGCAACACGGCCGTCGAGGAAGCACTGTTCCTGACGAACTTCGCGAACAAGGTGACGCTCGTTCATCGCCGCGACTTCCTGCGCGCTGAAAAGATCCTGCAGGAGCGCCTTTTCAAGAACCCGAAGATCGAGGTCATCTGGGACAGCGTCGTCGAAGAAGTCGTCGGCACGCAATCGCCGAAGTCGGTCACAGGTGTCGTTCTGAAAAACGTGAAGACCGGCGCCAAATCTGAAATCGGGACGGACGGCTTTTTCGTTGCCATCGGCCACGCGCCGGCGACCGAGCTATTCAAAGGCCAGCTTGAGATGACGTCCTCCGGCTATCTGATTACCGCGCCTGACTCGACCGCAACGGCGATTCCAGGCGTCTTCGCGGCAGGCGACGTCAAAGACGAGGTTTTCCGTCAGGCAGTCACGGCAGCCGGCATGGGCTGCATGGCCGCGCTCGAGGCCGAACGCTATCTTGCCAAAGTCGAAGCTCAAGCGGACGCAGCCGAATAA
- a CDS encoding MFS transporter, whose product MPERIKAILIGSSGNLVEWYDFYVYAAFSLYFAKAFFPAGDQTAQLLNTAAIFAVGFLMRPIGAWFFGRMADRHGRRVALTTSVLLMCFGSALVAVTPVYATIGIAAPVILLLARMIQGLSLGGEYGTSATYLSEMATSDRRGFYSSFQYVTLIGGQLAAMLVLVVLQKFVLMPAELDAWGWRIPFAIGAGLAVIAYVMRRDLHETEAFSRATRREGSLKALLAHPREVAIVVGLTLGGTLAFYTYTTYMQKFLVNTSGFAKDTATLVSASALFIYMLMQPVVGAISDVIGRRLVLIAFGVLGVLCTVPLLMTLQATKDPFAAFALIVAGLAIVSCYTAINAVVKAELFPTSVRALGVGLPYALTVALFGGTAEYVALWLKQAGRETDFYWYVTACIGVSLIVYATMRDTRDDSAINKS is encoded by the coding sequence ATGCCTGAGCGAATCAAGGCCATTCTCATCGGCTCTTCCGGCAACCTCGTCGAGTGGTACGATTTTTATGTCTACGCGGCGTTCTCGCTCTATTTCGCAAAGGCGTTCTTTCCGGCGGGCGACCAGACGGCGCAACTCTTGAACACGGCGGCCATATTCGCCGTCGGTTTCCTGATGCGCCCGATCGGGGCGTGGTTCTTCGGGCGCATGGCCGACCGGCACGGCCGGCGCGTCGCGCTGACAACCTCGGTTCTGCTGATGTGCTTCGGTTCTGCACTGGTCGCCGTTACACCAGTCTACGCAACAATCGGCATTGCGGCGCCCGTCATCCTGCTTCTTGCGCGGATGATTCAAGGTTTGAGCCTCGGCGGCGAGTACGGCACGAGCGCCACATACCTCTCGGAAATGGCGACATCCGATCGACGCGGCTTCTATTCGAGCTTCCAATACGTGACGCTGATCGGCGGGCAACTCGCGGCCATGCTGGTGCTTGTGGTCCTGCAGAAGTTCGTACTGATGCCCGCCGAGCTTGATGCCTGGGGGTGGCGCATTCCGTTCGCGATCGGCGCTGGGCTTGCCGTCATCGCCTACGTCATGCGGCGCGATCTTCACGAGACGGAAGCATTCAGCCGGGCGACGCGGCGAGAAGGCTCGCTCAAAGCGCTTCTCGCACATCCGCGCGAAGTTGCGATCGTCGTCGGATTGACGCTCGGCGGTACGCTCGCGTTCTATACCTACACGACCTACATGCAGAAATTTCTGGTCAACACGTCGGGCTTCGCGAAGGATACCGCGACGTTGGTCTCAGCGTCGGCGCTGTTCATTTACATGCTGATGCAGCCCGTTGTCGGCGCTATATCCGATGTGATCGGACGGCGTCTTGTGCTGATCGCATTCGGTGTCCTTGGAGTATTGTGCACAGTACCGTTGCTCATGACTTTGCAGGCAACGAAGGACCCGTTCGCAGCTTTCGCCCTGATCGTCGCGGGTTTGGCTATCGTGTCGTGCTACACGGCGATCAATGCGGTCGTCAAAGCAGAGCTTTTTCCAACGTCCGTGCGGGCACTCGGCGTCGGGTTGCCTTATGCGCTGACGGTCGCGCTTTTCGGAGGTACGGCTGAGTATGTTGCGCTGTGGCTCAAGCAGGCGGGTCGCGAGACGGACTTCTATTGGTACGTCACGGCCTGCATCGGGGTTTCTTTGATCGTCTATGCGACGATGCGTGATACGCGCGACGACAGCGCGATCAACAAGAGCTGA
- a CDS encoding IS3 family transposase (programmed frameshift): MTGKRKRYSAEFKAKVALEALRGERTIGELGAKHGLHPTMIAAWKRQAVEGMAAVFAGKAGAAEVARESEIDKLHAKIGQLVVERDFLFEGLRSLSLDRRRQMIDPQHPRLSIQRQCRLVSISRSAFYYRPAGETPLNLELMRRLDAQFLEAPWYGSRQMARCLRRQGYMVGRKRVRRLMAKMGLVPIYQAPRTTVPHPEHRTYKYLLRDLVIERPNQVWCADITYIPMRRGFLYLVAVMDWAARKVLSWRLSNTMEADFCIEALEEALARHGAPEIFNTDQGSQFTSPRFVEVVQAAGARVSMDGRGRWMDNVFIERLWRSLKYECVYLHAFETGSELRAGLARWIGYYNTERPHSALGGRTPDEAYDPAPGDTRLAA, translated from the exons ATGACGGGCAAGCGGAAGCGGTATTCGGCTGAGTTCAAGGCGAAGGTTGCGCTGGAGGCGCTGCGGGGCGAGCGGACGATTGGGGAACTGGGGGCCAAGCATGGCCTTCATCCGACGATGATCGCCGCGTGGAAGCGGCAGGCGGTGGAGGGTATGGCCGCGGTGTTTGCCGGCAAGGCCGGGGCGGCGGAAGTTGCCCGCGAGAGCGAAATCGACAAGCTCCACGCCAAGATCGGCCAGTTGGTGGTGGAGCGAGATTTTTTAT TCGAAGGCCTCCGGTCGTTGAGCCTGGATCGGAGGCGTCAGATGATCGATCCGCAGCACCCGCGGCTCTCGATCCAGCGGCAATGCCGGCTGGTGTCGATCAGCCGTTCGGCGTTCTACTACCGCCCGGCAGGCGAGACGCCGCTGAACCTGGAGCTGATGCGCCGGCTCGATGCCCAGTTCCTGGAGGCGCCGTGGTACGGCTCGCGCCAGATGGCACGCTGCCTGCGCCGGCAGGGTTACATGGTCGGCCGCAAGCGGGTGCGGCGGCTCATGGCCAAGATGGGCCTGGTGCCGATCTACCAAGCCCCGCGCACGACGGTGCCGCACCCCGAGCACAGGACCTATAAGTACCTGCTGCGCGATCTGGTGATCGAGCGGCCCAACCAGGTCTGGTGCGCCGACATCACCTATATCCCGATGCGGCGCGGCTTCCTGTATCTGGTGGCGGTAATGGACTGGGCGGCGCGGAAGGTGCTGAGCTGGCGGCTCTCCAACACCATGGAGGCGGACTTCTGCATTGAGGCCCTCGAGGAGGCGCTTGCCCGCCACGGCGCGCCGGAGATCTTCAACACCGACCAGGGCAGCCAGTTCACCTCGCCCCGGTTCGTCGAGGTGGTGCAGGCTGCCGGCGCCCGCGTCTCGATGGATGGGCGCGGTCGATGGATGGACAATGTCTTCATCGAGCGGCTGTGGCGCAGCCTCAAATACGAATGCGTCTACCTGCACGCCTTCGAGACCGGTTCCGAGCTACGGGCAGGCCTCGCCCGCTGGATCGGATATTACAACACCGAGAGGCCCCACTCGGCGCTCGGCGGCAGGACCCCCGACGAGGCCTATGACCCGGCACCCGGCGACACCAGATTGGCGGCATAA